Proteins from a single region of Apium graveolens cultivar Ventura chromosome 7, ASM990537v1, whole genome shotgun sequence:
- the LOC141674485 gene encoding protein FAR1-RELATED SEQUENCE 5-like: MNLIKRERHVTAAQKNLIKSLHVSGIAPRQQMNIFGKMHGGEEQVGFHAQHLRNVVRDFRKDNLGVNDAQAGLDLLHKLEEESGRNFFIRTLIDEEGRLKCLLWVDPRSLLAYKNFGDVVAFDTTYRTNRYDMPFVPFTGVNHHYQSVLFGFALMRDELKTTFEWVLGTWLEAVEGKAPLAIITDQDQAMAGEIQSQLPNTTHLLCSWHISNKFPEKLSTYYEKEEFKGDFNNCIYHSLTEKKFEDRWKALILKYKLEDNTWLQGLYKLKHKWIDSYTRNIFSAGQKTTSRSEGMNAFFDAYVGSCTGLKEFVEGAQKALERQFMHEKEEDYNTRYKIRCMRLNTALEQHAASIYTKEMFKKFQEQLVEAAKYFVEKDRDRSLEDVEDTYYKCYRPLIVEYKRTTYLVTFNKLSFRGSCICKMFEHSGMPCRHIISVLTKRCVVELPEHFVKRSWTRDANRVDGVLPYHMPGDDASSHDLTPTERFNHMTLLTMGFSHSCMVSKERYDYAVRVINRETEIIEKMPVHGVEGVGSEFDTNY; this comes from the coding sequence ATGAATTTGATTAAAAGGGAGCGACATGTAACCGCCGCCCAAAAGAATTTAATTAAGAGTTTACATGTTTCGGGTATTGCGCCTAGACAACAAATGAATATATTTGGAAAAATGCATGGAGGAGAGGAGCAAGTAGGGTTTCATGCCCAACACTTGAGAAATGTCGTGCGAGATTTTAGAAAAGATAATTTGGGTGTGAATGATGCGCAAGCGGGATTGGATTTGTTACATAAGTTAGAAGAGGAAAGTGGAAGAAATTTTTTTATTCGGACTCTAATTGATGAAGAAGGAAGATTGAAGTGTCTTTTATGGGTTGACCCCCGGTCGTTGTTGGCCTACAAAAATTTTGGTGATGTGGTTGCATTTGATACAACATATCGAACAAATAGGTATGATATGCCGTTTGTGCCGTTCACCGGGGTGAATCATCACTATCAATCGGTTCTCTTTGGTTTTGCACTAATGCGTGATGAATTGAAGACTACATTTGAGTGGGTTTTGGGTACTTGGTTAGAGGCCGTTGAAGGAAAAGCACCTTTGGCTATTATCACCGATCAAGATCAAGCGATGGCGGGGGAAATTCAATCTCAACTACCGAACACGACACATTTGTTGTGTTCGTGGCACATTAGTAACAAATTTCCGGAGAAGCTCTCAACCTACTATGAAAAGGAGGAATTTAAAGGTGACTTCAACAATTGCATATATCACTCGTTGACTGAAAAAAAATTTGAGGATAGGTGGAAAGCATTGATCTTGAAGTACAAGTTAGAGGATAATACATGGTTGCAAGGCTTGTATAAATTGAAGCATAAGTGGATTGATTCTTATACACGTAACATTTTTTCCGCGGGGCAAAAAACAACTTCAAGAAGCGAAGGAATGAATGCCTTTTTTGATGCTTATGTAGGGTCTTGCACGGGGTTGAAAGAATTTGTCGAGGGTGCACAAAAAGCATTAGAAAGACAATTTATGCATGAGAAAGAAGAGGATTATAATACACGTTATAAAATTCGTTGTATGCGACTAAACACCGCCTTGGAGCAACATGCCGCTTCCATTTATACGAAAGAGATGTTCAAAAAATTTCAAGAGCAATTGGTTGAGGCCGCAAAGTACTTTGTGGAGAAGGATAGAGACCGTTCCTTAGAAGATGTGGAGGATACGTACTACAAATGTTATCGACCATTAATAGTTGAGTATAAGAGAACCACTTATCTCGTTACCTTCAATAAGTTGTCATTTCGGGGTTCTTGCATATGTAAAATGTTTGAGCATTCGGGCATGCCGTGTCGTCATATTATTTCCGTGTTGACAAAGAGGTGTGTTGTCGAATTACCCGAACATTTTGTGAAACGGAGTTGGACTAGGGAtgccaatagagttgatggtgtgtTGCCATATCACATGCCCGGAGATGATGCCTCATCCCATGATTTGACTCCAACGGAAAGATTTAATCACATGACTTTACTTACTATGGGGTTTAGTCATAGTTGCATGGTGTCGAAGGAACGTTATGATTATGCCGTGAGAGTTATTAATCGAGAGACCGAAATTATTGAGAAAATGCCCGTTCATGGGGTGGAAGGTGTTGGAAGTGAATTTGATACCAATTATTAA